A window of Kocuria sp. TGY1127_2 genomic DNA:
GTGAGCATTCAGGGCAACAACGAGATCCAGTCCCAGTGGGACGCGTGCATTACGGATCTTCAGGCAAATGCCGCCATCGCCCGCCGCTTGCGTGCTTTTCTTCCCCTGGCCAAGCCACAGGGGCTCTTCGGCACCACGTTGATCGTTGCTGTCCCCAACGAATACACCCGCGGAATCTTCCAATCAGATATTCATCAGGCGTTTAAAGAGGCCATCTCCAAGACCTTCGGCGAGGACATCACCGAAGCATTCGTCATCGACCCTGAGATGGATGTCTCCGAGTCCACGTCGGCTGCCCCCGCGAAGACGCAAGATCAGAAACCCCAACCCTCAGAACAGTCCGCACCCCAGGAAAACCAGACAACGAGCTCGCCTGCTTCCCGGTCCCAGCCTGAACCGTCTCTCAACCACGAGAATTCAGTGACCGTATCCGGCGTTTCGATTCCGCCGATCAATGAGCTCGAAGCCGAACGAGGCCACGCCACGTCCCATACTTCGCCCGTCGACGTCCAGCACACGGACGAAGCCAGCGCCCCTCGTATCAAGAGGGACGACGTCGAATTGCCGGCGCCTCGAGTTGATCCTCCCCGCCAGGAACGCAATATTCCGCGCGACTCATATGACCGGACTCAGGATGACATCGAATGGGACAGCTCAGCACGCCTCAACGACAAGTACATGTTCGATACTTTCGTGATCGGGCAGTCCAACCGTTTCGCTCATGCGGCGGCGCTAGCCGTGGCCGAGAACCCGGCCAGCGCGTATAACCCGTTGTTCATATATGGAGACTCCGGGTTGGGCAAGACACACTTGCTCCACGCAATCGGTCACTATGCCAAACGCTTTTACCCGAATCACCGCGTGCGGTACGTGAACTCCGAGGAATTCACCAACGATTTCATCAACTCGATTCGCGATGACGAGGGGTCCAGTTTCAAGCAGATCTATCGGAACGTGGATCTGCTTCTCATTGACGACATCCAGTTCTTGGCGGGCAAAGAGCACACGCAGGAAGAGTTCTTCCACACTTTCAATGCGCTGCACAACCACAAGAAGCAGATCGTGATCACCTCCGATCTGCCGCCCAAGCAACTGTCCGGATTCGCAGAGCGCATGCGTTCCCGTTTCGAATGGGGATTGATCACTGACGTACAGCCTCCCGAGCTGGAGACACGTATTGCGATCCTCCGGAAGAAGGCTCAGAACGAAAACCTTGATGCTCCCGGGGACGTCATGGAGTACATCGCATCCAACATCACCACGAACATCCGTGAACTCGAGGGTGCTTTGATCCGTGTGACGGCGTTCGCGTCGCTGAACAAGCAACGGGTCGATCTGCCTCTGGCCGAGTTGGTGCTCAAGGATCTGATCACCGATGACGGCGTCCCCGAAATCACTTCTTCTGCGATCCTGGGACAGACCGCGAACTATTTCGAAATTTCCTTGGAAGAGCTCCGCAGCAAATCACGTAACCGTACTCTCGTGACGGCCCGCCAGATCGCGATGTATCTGCTTCGGGAGCTGACTGACATGTCCTTGCCCAAGATCGGACAGGAATTCGGCGGCCGTGACCACACCACCGTGATGCACGCGGATCGGAAGATTCGAAAGCTCATGGGGGAGCGTCGTCAGATCTTCAACCAAGTCACCGAGCTCACCAACAGGATCAAACAGCAGCAGCGCGAAGGCTGACCTTTATCCACACTTCCGCGGGATCACGCGGCAAGAGCTGTTTATTAACACCTGTGGATAAGTTTGTGGAATAAACCCCAAAATCTGTGGACCTTAAGGGGACGCAGAGGCAGAACCTGTGGAGTCGGCTCGCGGGCCCTCAAATCTCTGCACATCCCGTCCACCAGGGTGATCGATTTAACCCACATCCTGTCTACAGCCTGAACCCTGTGCCGGCACCGCTTAAGGCACTTATCCACAGTATCCACACGGGTTATTAACACTACCCATCGTTTAAAGAGATCATTCCAAATAACAAAACTCTGCTCCGAGTCCTGCCGGCGGAACCGGATGAGTCGCCCACCGAAATCCGTAATTACAAGAATCCTATGGAGACTCCGTCTCCGGTAGGCTCTATACAAAGACCCACCATCTTCCAGAGAGGGACTTCGCGCACGTGAAATTCTCAGTTGACCGGGACGTACTGGCCGAAGCCGTCACATGGACGGCACGTTCTCTCTCGCCTCGTCCGCCCGTACCGGTTCTCTCAGGCCTTCTGATTAAGGCTTCGGGTAACGAGGTCTCCATCGCGAGCTTCGATTACGAGACCTCGGCCAAACTGAACATTGCAGCCGAAGTCATTGAAGAAGGCGAAACGCTTGTTTCTGGTCGTCTGCTCGCGGATATCTGCCGTTCACTGCCCTCGGCACCCGTGGAGTTGGAAACCCGCGATTCCAAGGTCTATCTGAGCTGTCGTTCCTCGAAGTTCAACCTGGCAGCCATGCCGGTCTCCGAATACCCGGATCTCCCCGCACTTCCTGAGATCTCCGGAACCGTCGATGGCGCAGCTTTCGCACACGCAATTTCTCAGACCATCGTGGCAGCTAGCAAAGACGACACTCTTCCGATCCTCACGGGCGTACGTGTGGAAATCGAAGGTTCAACCATGACCCTTCTGGCCACGGATCGATACCGCCTTGCGATGAGAGAACTCACGTGGGAACCCACTGACCCGGAGATTTCCACGGCTGCTCTTATCAAGGCCAAAACGTTGAACGAGGTCGCCAAGACCCTGGGCAATGCTGGCCAGATGAACCTTGCGTTGTCCGATTCTCACGAATTGGTGGGCTTCGAATCGGGTGGACGCCGCACCACGAGTCTTCTGGTCGATGGCGAATACCCCAAAATCCGTTCTCTTTTCCCGGAGCAGACGCCGATTCATGCCGTCGTCAAGACCTCGGAATTGGTGGAAGCAGTTCGTCGCGTGTCTTTGGTGGCCGAACGAAACACACCCGTTCGTCTTGCCTTTTCACAGGGTCAGCTTGCGTTGGATGCGGGTACGGGAGAAGACGCCCAAGCCAATGAAATACTCGATGCCCGACTCGACGGCGACGACATCACAGTTGCTTTCAACCCGGTCTACTTGAGTGAAGGCCTGCACGCATTCGGAAGCGAGTACGTGCGATTTTCCTTTACGACGCCGCCCAAACCGGCCGTTTTGTCCGCTCAAGAGGACCCCGAGGGTGAAGACGGTAAGGACTACCGCTACCTGTTGATGCCCGTGCGCCTACCGAACCAATAAAGGAGCCGCGAGGTGTATATAGATCACCTCTCGCTCATGGACTTCAGAACCTACGGGTTCTTGGATCTGCCATTGACTACCGGACTGACTGTCATGGTCGGTCCCAACGGTGTGGGAAAAACCAACATCGTCGAGGCTGTCGATTACAGCGCAAATTTGGCCTCGCACCGTGTCAGCAACGATTCTCCGCTCATCAGGGTCGGAGCCGACCGGTCCTACATCCGTTCCCGAGTGATCCGGGGCCATCAGCAGACAGTCATGGAACTCGAGATCACCCCGGGCAAAGCCAACCGGGTTCGTATCAACCGCGCAGCTCCGGTTCGCGTCCGAGAAGCCCTCGGGATTTGCCAGACGGTTCTGTTCTCTCCGGAAGACCTTGG
This region includes:
- the dnaA gene encoding chromosomal replication initiator protein DnaA, with translation MSIQGNNEIQSQWDACITDLQANAAIARRLRAFLPLAKPQGLFGTTLIVAVPNEYTRGIFQSDIHQAFKEAISKTFGEDITEAFVIDPEMDVSESTSAAPAKTQDQKPQPSEQSAPQENQTTSSPASRSQPEPSLNHENSVTVSGVSIPPINELEAERGHATSHTSPVDVQHTDEASAPRIKRDDVELPAPRVDPPRQERNIPRDSYDRTQDDIEWDSSARLNDKYMFDTFVIGQSNRFAHAAALAVAENPASAYNPLFIYGDSGLGKTHLLHAIGHYAKRFYPNHRVRYVNSEEFTNDFINSIRDDEGSSFKQIYRNVDLLLIDDIQFLAGKEHTQEEFFHTFNALHNHKKQIVITSDLPPKQLSGFAERMRSRFEWGLITDVQPPELETRIAILRKKAQNENLDAPGDVMEYIASNITTNIRELEGALIRVTAFASLNKQRVDLPLAELVLKDLITDDGVPEITSSAILGQTANYFEISLEELRSKSRNRTLVTARQIAMYLLRELTDMSLPKIGQEFGGRDHTTVMHADRKIRKLMGERRQIFNQVTELTNRIKQQQREG
- the dnaN gene encoding DNA polymerase III subunit beta translates to MKFSVDRDVLAEAVTWTARSLSPRPPVPVLSGLLIKASGNEVSIASFDYETSAKLNIAAEVIEEGETLVSGRLLADICRSLPSAPVELETRDSKVYLSCRSSKFNLAAMPVSEYPDLPALPEISGTVDGAAFAHAISQTIVAASKDDTLPILTGVRVEIEGSTMTLLATDRYRLAMRELTWEPTDPEISTAALIKAKTLNEVAKTLGNAGQMNLALSDSHELVGFESGGRRTTSLLVDGEYPKIRSLFPEQTPIHAVVKTSELVEAVRRVSLVAERNTPVRLAFSQGQLALDAGTGEDAQANEILDARLDGDDITVAFNPVYLSEGLHAFGSEYVRFSFTTPPKPAVLSAQEDPEGEDGKDYRYLLMPVRLPNQ